A window of the Egibacter rhizosphaerae genome harbors these coding sequences:
- a CDS encoding glycosyltransferase yields MSIPAAAPVPATVAGPASDQPRVAHNRWDQLSVPPLGSWTPTMTVSLVVPAYGDHDELPLTLASLAAQRYPPELLEIVVVDDGSDPPLDVPAFAGDVPVRAVRQVNEGFGAGKARSTGGFTATGEILLFVDADVVLDPHHVEAHARWHHTIDHAVTMGFRTFVDFADIGADDVTRAAADGGVAALVEGREQQDHDWIEKLLGETDQLREPRGDLWRVAVGSSIAVPSWLFREVGGFPVFGIRGCEDTIFGYRLFTRGAVLVPDREAHSWHQGPRHLDDQASRDAAITRRLPVIANHAPARNYRRSVPGRAFAVPYLAAEVPVSEATTTEEEALRCIESLLANDTADVAIGVTAPAGDPVRERLDLWMAGQDRVTVTDAATWSATHPYTPIRLTVPPAVRTAPDALVRVRERLAHHRVGALHVVVPGMAPDAHGTVEAVSTRAVQRAARLTDRPGEVAALVGELFEERWVPGEDLGIGSVGKPPPAGGSGTARDARIQRLEAQLGAAEDTLARLRRRRVLRIADAFGQVARARRPGAAMAALRGLARTLAGRDQATTARRDPPDPAG; encoded by the coding sequence ATGAGCATACCTGCCGCCGCGCCGGTACCGGCGACCGTCGCCGGCCCCGCGTCGGACCAGCCCCGGGTCGCCCACAATCGCTGGGACCAGCTGTCCGTGCCGCCGCTGGGCTCGTGGACCCCGACCATGACCGTGAGCCTCGTCGTGCCGGCCTACGGCGACCATGACGAGCTGCCGCTGACGCTCGCCTCGCTCGCGGCGCAGCGCTACCCGCCCGAGCTGCTCGAGATCGTGGTCGTCGACGACGGCAGCGACCCGCCGCTCGACGTGCCGGCGTTCGCCGGGGACGTACCGGTCCGTGCGGTCCGTCAGGTCAACGAGGGCTTCGGGGCGGGCAAGGCCCGGTCCACCGGAGGGTTCACGGCCACCGGCGAGATCCTGTTGTTCGTCGACGCGGACGTGGTCCTCGACCCGCACCACGTCGAGGCCCACGCGCGCTGGCACCACACGATCGACCACGCGGTCACGATGGGATTCCGCACCTTCGTCGACTTCGCGGACATCGGCGCGGACGACGTCACACGGGCGGCCGCCGACGGCGGGGTCGCCGCGCTCGTCGAGGGCCGCGAGCAGCAGGACCACGACTGGATCGAGAAGCTGCTCGGCGAGACGGACCAACTGCGGGAGCCTCGGGGGGACCTCTGGCGCGTCGCGGTGGGGTCGTCGATCGCGGTCCCGTCGTGGTTGTTCCGGGAGGTCGGCGGCTTCCCGGTGTTCGGCATCCGCGGCTGCGAGGACACGATCTTCGGCTACCGCCTCTTCACTCGCGGGGCCGTGCTGGTACCCGACCGCGAGGCGCACAGCTGGCACCAGGGCCCCCGCCACCTCGACGACCAGGCGTCCCGCGACGCGGCGATCACCCGGCGCCTGCCGGTCATCGCGAACCACGCACCCGCGCGCAACTACCGCCGCTCGGTTCCCGGCCGGGCGTTCGCCGTGCCCTACCTCGCGGCGGAGGTGCCGGTCAGCGAGGCCACCACGACCGAGGAGGAGGCCCTGCGCTGCATCGAGTCGCTGCTCGCCAACGACACCGCCGACGTCGCGATCGGGGTGACCGCGCCGGCCGGTGATCCGGTGCGCGAGCGGCTCGACCTGTGGATGGCCGGCCAGGACCGGGTCACCGTGACCGATGCCGCCACCTGGTCGGCCACGCACCCGTACACGCCGATCCGCCTCACGGTGCCGCCGGCGGTCCGCACGGCCCCGGACGCCCTGGTGCGCGTCCGCGAGCGACTCGCCCACCACCGGGTGGGCGCCCTGCACGTCGTCGTCCCGGGGATGGCTCCCGACGCCCACGGGACGGTGGAGGCCGTGAGCACCCGCGCGGTCCAGCGCGCCGCGCGGCTCACCGACCGCCCGGGCGAGGTGGCCGCGCTGGTCGGCGAGCTGTTCGAGGAACGGTGGGTGCCCGGCGAGGACCTCGGCATCGGCAGCGTGGGCAAACCGCCCCCAGCGGGCGGGTCGGGGACCGCCCGCGACGCGCGCATCCAGCGGCTCGAGGCGCAGCTGGGCGCGGCCGAGGACACGCTCGCCCGGTTGCGGCGGCGCCGCGTGCTCCGGATCGCGGACGCCTTCGGGCAGGTCGCGCGGGCCCGCCGACCCGGCGCGGCGATGGCGGCGCTGCGCGGGCTCGCGCGCACGCTCGCCGGACGCGATCAGGCCACGACGGCTCGACGCGACCCGCCCGACCCGGCCGGCTGA